One Williamsia phyllosphaerae DNA segment encodes these proteins:
- a CDS encoding cation diffusion facilitator family transporter, whose translation MFGVTTPARADLSRYALISIVASVVVITLKIIAWRVSGSVGLLSDAAESMVNVVAAVGAFIALRVAARPADDDHNFGHTKAEYFSAVFEGVMIVIAAGIIIVAATERLLNPSELDSVGLGLVISLVATAINGGVGVLLLRIGRRHRSLSLEADGKHLLTDVWTTAGVVVGVLLVALTGWLLLDPLIAIAVAVNILVVGGRLVWESGAGLMDTALPDEDRGRVDAVLERYRSSDIDFHDVRTRESGHERFLQLHMLVPGEWSVQRGHDLVEQVETDLVGSLDHLHVTIHLEPIGDPAAYESWRLD comes from the coding sequence ATGTTCGGGGTGACCACCCCCGCCCGCGCCGACCTGTCCCGCTACGCGCTCATCAGCATCGTCGCGTCCGTCGTCGTCATCACGCTGAAGATCATCGCCTGGCGGGTGTCGGGGTCGGTGGGCCTGCTCTCCGACGCGGCCGAGTCGATGGTCAACGTCGTCGCGGCCGTGGGCGCCTTCATCGCGCTTCGGGTCGCCGCACGCCCGGCCGACGACGACCACAACTTCGGTCACACCAAGGCCGAGTACTTCTCGGCGGTGTTCGAGGGTGTGATGATCGTGATCGCGGCGGGCATCATCATCGTGGCCGCAACCGAACGGCTGCTCAATCCGTCCGAACTCGATTCCGTCGGTCTGGGATTGGTGATCTCGCTGGTCGCCACCGCCATCAACGGCGGCGTCGGGGTACTGCTGTTGCGGATCGGCCGTCGGCACCGGTCACTGTCTCTCGAGGCCGACGGCAAGCACCTGCTCACCGACGTCTGGACCACGGCGGGCGTCGTGGTCGGTGTGCTGCTGGTCGCGCTCACCGGCTGGCTGCTGCTGGACCCGCTGATCGCGATCGCCGTCGCGGTCAACATCCTCGTCGTCGGCGGACGGCTGGTGTGGGAGTCCGGCGCGGGCCTGATGGACACGGCACTGCCCGACGAGGACCGTGGCCGGGTCGACGCGGTACTCGAGCGATACCGCAGCTCCGACATCGACTTCCACGACGTGCGCACGCGCGAGTCGGGTCACGAGCGGTTCCTGCAACTGCACATGCTCGTACCCGGCGAGTGGAGTGTCCAACGTGGCCACGATCTCGTCGAGCAGGTCGAGACCGACCTCGTCGGGTCGCTGGACCATCTGCACGTGACCATCCACCTCGAACCCATCGGTGACCCGGCCGCCTACGAGTCCTGGCGCCTGGACTGA
- a CDS encoding glycoside hydrolase family 15 protein — MTTPSADGVATAFAAGGAHAGSFDPDVSAFTPATATRNAFPPIDDYAFLSDCETNCLIARNGAVEWMCVPRPDSPSIFGAILDRSAGHFKLAPYGVNVPVDRRYLPGSLMVETTWQTDTGWIVVRDALVMGPWHDIETRSRTHRRTPTDWDAEHILLRTVKCVSGTVEVAMSCEPAFDYHRGSTTWEYSGPAYSEAIATATDTTHPVPTLKLTTNFKLGLEGREARARSRLTEGDDRFIALSWSSQPAPQNWEEAAQKMWSTSESWRQWINVGSFPDHPWRGHLQRSALTLKGLTYSPTGALLAAATTSLPETPGGERNWDYRYAWVRDSTFALWGLYTLGLDREADDFFSFIADVSGVTNGEHHPLQVMYGVGGERTLDEEELHHLSGYDGARPVRIGNGAYNQAQHDIWGTMLDSVYLNMKSNDTIPETLWPVLKAQVEEAIKHWKKPDRGIWEVRGEPQHFTSSKVMCWIALDRGSKLATMHGEKSYAKTWAGIADEIKADVLEHGVNEKGVFTQRYGSDALDASLLLVPLLRFLPSDDERVRNTVLAIADDLTENGLVLRYRVEETDDGLSGEEGTFTICSFWLVSALVEIGELARAKQLCERLLNYSSPLKLYAEEIDAKTGRHLGNFPQAFTHLALINAVMHVIRAEEAGAHSTFVPANH; from the coding sequence ATGACAACCCCCTCAGCGGACGGCGTCGCCACGGCGTTCGCCGCCGGCGGAGCCCACGCCGGCTCGTTCGATCCCGACGTCAGCGCGTTCACACCGGCCACGGCCACCCGGAACGCGTTTCCCCCGATCGACGACTACGCCTTCCTCTCCGACTGCGAGACCAACTGTCTGATCGCCCGCAACGGCGCGGTCGAGTGGATGTGTGTCCCGCGTCCGGACTCCCCGAGCATCTTCGGGGCGATCCTCGATCGATCCGCCGGGCATTTCAAGCTCGCGCCCTACGGCGTCAACGTGCCGGTCGACCGCCGCTACCTGCCGGGCAGTCTGATGGTGGAGACCACCTGGCAGACCGACACCGGATGGATCGTCGTCCGCGACGCGCTGGTCATGGGGCCGTGGCACGACATCGAGACCCGCTCGCGCACCCACCGGCGCACCCCGACCGACTGGGACGCCGAGCACATCCTGCTGCGCACCGTGAAGTGCGTCAGCGGCACCGTCGAGGTCGCGATGAGCTGCGAACCGGCTTTCGACTACCACCGCGGTTCCACCACCTGGGAGTACTCCGGCCCCGCGTACTCCGAGGCGATCGCGACCGCGACCGACACGACGCATCCGGTGCCCACGCTCAAGCTGACGACGAACTTCAAGCTGGGGCTCGAGGGACGTGAGGCGCGCGCCCGGTCACGGCTGACCGAGGGCGACGACCGTTTCATCGCGTTGAGCTGGTCATCGCAGCCGGCTCCGCAGAACTGGGAGGAGGCGGCGCAGAAGATGTGGTCGACGTCGGAATCCTGGCGTCAGTGGATCAACGTCGGGTCGTTCCCCGACCACCCGTGGCGCGGGCACCTGCAGCGCAGCGCGCTCACCCTCAAGGGCCTGACCTACTCCCCCACCGGCGCACTGCTGGCCGCGGCGACCACCTCGCTGCCCGAGACGCCGGGCGGAGAACGCAACTGGGACTACCGCTATGCCTGGGTGCGTGACTCGACCTTCGCGCTGTGGGGTCTCTACACCCTCGGCCTCGACCGGGAGGCCGACGATTTCTTCTCGTTCATCGCCGACGTGTCGGGTGTGACCAACGGCGAGCACCATCCGCTGCAGGTCATGTACGGCGTCGGTGGCGAACGCACCCTCGACGAGGAGGAGCTGCACCACCTCTCGGGCTACGACGGCGCGCGCCCGGTCCGCATCGGCAACGGCGCGTACAACCAGGCGCAGCACGACATCTGGGGCACCATGCTCGACTCGGTGTACCTGAACATGAAGTCCAACGACACGATCCCCGAGACCCTCTGGCCGGTGCTCAAGGCTCAGGTCGAGGAGGCGATCAAGCACTGGAAGAAACCCGACCGCGGTATCTGGGAGGTGCGCGGTGAACCGCAGCACTTCACCTCGTCGAAGGTCATGTGCTGGATCGCCCTGGACCGAGGTTCGAAGCTCGCCACCATGCACGGAGAGAAGTCGTACGCCAAGACGTGGGCGGGTATCGCCGACGAGATCAAGGCCGACGTCCTCGAGCACGGTGTGAACGAGAAAGGCGTGTTCACCCAGCGATACGGCAGCGATGCGCTCGACGCGTCACTCCTGCTGGTCCCACTGCTGCGCTTCCTGCCGTCCGACGACGAGCGGGTGCGCAACACGGTCCTCGCGATCGCCGACGACCTGACGGAGAACGGCCTGGTCCTGCGTTACCGGGTCGAGGAGACCGACGACGGCCTGTCCGGCGAGGAGGGCACGTTCACGATCTGCTCGTTCTGGTTGGTGTCCGCGCTCGTCGAGATCGGTGAGCTGGCTCGCGCGAAGCAGCTGTGCGAGCGACTGCTCAACTACTCCAGCCCGCTCAAGCTCTACGCCGAGGAGATCGACGCCAAGACCGGTCGCCACCTCGGAAACTTCCCGCAGGCGTTCACGCACCTTGCGTTGATCAACGCCGTCATGCACGTGATCCGTGCCGAGGAGGCCGGCGCGCACAGCACTTTCGTGCCCGCCAACCACTGA
- a CDS encoding sulfate ABC transporter substrate-binding protein, translating to MLVVTATVAACAGGSTDTPGGENISSGSHHVNLIAYATPKPGFDKVIPAFRETEAGKDIGFSQSYGASGDQSRKVARRVPADVVNFSVEPDITRLVTAGVVDKDWKTQHAPYNSTPFGSVVALVVRQGNPKNIRNWDDLLKPGVEVITPNPGSSGSAKWNLLAPYAAESNGGENPKAGLSYVTTLLRDHIRVNPKSGREATTTFEQGQGDVLISYENEAIMLSRKNNTAPQSQRVDYVIPPTTFKIENPVAVVNTSDNKDAANAFVDYLFTDEGQRIWAEQGFRPVKPDVIAATKNLFPGTIDKLWTISDLGEVLGKGTAAKNKGKDLTGWKAVDSALFGTKGAISKIYDAGGKS from the coding sequence ATGCTCGTCGTGACGGCCACCGTCGCCGCCTGCGCGGGCGGGTCCACCGACACCCCGGGGGGAGAGAACATCTCCAGCGGTTCGCACCACGTGAACCTCATCGCCTACGCCACGCCCAAGCCCGGCTTCGACAAGGTCATCCCGGCGTTCCGGGAGACCGAGGCGGGCAAGGACATCGGCTTCTCCCAGTCCTACGGGGCCTCCGGTGACCAGTCCCGCAAGGTCGCGCGCCGCGTGCCCGCCGACGTGGTCAACTTCTCCGTCGAGCCCGACATCACCCGGCTCGTCACCGCCGGTGTCGTCGACAAGGACTGGAAGACCCAGCACGCCCCCTACAACAGCACGCCGTTCGGATCGGTTGTGGCGCTGGTGGTCCGGCAGGGCAACCCGAAGAACATCCGCAACTGGGATGACCTGCTCAAGCCCGGTGTCGAGGTCATCACCCCCAACCCCGGCAGCTCGGGTTCGGCGAAGTGGAACCTGCTCGCCCCCTACGCCGCCGAGAGCAATGGCGGCGAGAACCCGAAGGCGGGCCTGTCGTACGTGACCACGCTGCTGCGCGATCACATCCGGGTGAACCCGAAGTCGGGCCGCGAGGCGACCACGACCTTCGAACAGGGCCAGGGTGACGTTCTGATCAGCTATGAGAACGAGGCGATCATGTTGTCGCGCAAGAACAACACCGCACCGCAGTCGCAGCGGGTCGACTACGTGATCCCTCCGACGACGTTCAAGATCGAGAACCCGGTCGCCGTGGTCAACACCAGCGACAACAAGGACGCCGCGAACGCGTTCGTCGACTATCTCTTCACCGATGAGGGACAGCGGATCTGGGCCGAGCAGGGCTTCCGGCCGGTCAAGCCCGACGTCATCGCGGCGACGAAGAACCTGTTCCCCGGGACCATCGACAAACTGTGGACGATCTCCGACCTCGGCGAGGTGCTGGGGAAGGGGACCGCGGCCAAGAACAAGGGTAAGGACCTCACCGGCTGGAAGGCCGTTGACTCCGCGCTCTTCGGGACCAAGGGCGCGATCAGCAAGATCTACGACGCAGGAGGCAAGTCATGA
- the cysT gene encoding sulfate ABC transporter permease subunit CysT, producing the protein MTSVQVEPGSAAPPPLEPDHKRFAGGRRIVGGGPLGIGVAGLWLTVIVLLPLAAITAKSFEGGWSGFVDAITADNAVGAIRTTVSVSVVVALVNVVMGTLVAWVLVRDEFPGKRIVNALIDLPFALPTIVASLVLLSLYGPNSPIDIELNATKPALVIALAFVTLPFVVRQVQPVLIEVDREVEEAAASLGASNLTIWWRIIVPSLAPAILTGAGLAFTRAIGEFGSVVLIGGNIPGDTQVASQYIQQQLEVDKPIDASAVSVVLLLIAFVVLLVLRVVGRRSAKREGADS; encoded by the coding sequence ATGACGTCGGTGCAGGTCGAACCGGGCTCCGCCGCACCACCACCGCTCGAGCCCGATCACAAGCGGTTTGCAGGAGGGCGCCGGATCGTCGGCGGCGGACCGTTGGGCATCGGGGTGGCCGGCCTCTGGCTCACCGTCATCGTGCTGCTGCCGTTGGCCGCCATCACGGCGAAGTCGTTCGAGGGCGGCTGGAGCGGTTTTGTCGATGCGATCACCGCCGACAACGCGGTCGGGGCCATCCGGACCACGGTGTCGGTGTCGGTGGTCGTGGCGCTGGTGAACGTGGTCATGGGCACACTCGTGGCGTGGGTCCTCGTCCGGGACGAGTTCCCGGGCAAGCGGATCGTCAACGCGCTCATCGACCTGCCGTTCGCGTTGCCGACGATCGTGGCGAGCCTCGTGCTGCTCTCGCTCTACGGGCCGAACAGCCCGATCGACATCGAGCTCAACGCGACGAAACCCGCGCTGGTGATCGCACTGGCCTTCGTGACGCTGCCGTTCGTGGTGCGTCAGGTGCAGCCGGTCCTGATCGAGGTCGACCGTGAGGTCGAGGAGGCGGCGGCATCGCTCGGCGCGTCCAACCTCACCATCTGGTGGCGGATCATCGTGCCGTCGCTCGCGCCGGCGATCCTCACCGGCGCCGGGTTGGCCTTCACCCGCGCCATCGGCGAGTTCGGCTCGGTCGTGCTCATCGGCGGCAACATCCCCGGCGACACCCAGGTCGCATCGCAGTACATCCAGCAGCAACTCGAGGTCGACAAGCCCATCGACGCCTCCGCGGTGTCGGTCGTGTTGCTGCTCATCGCTTTCGTCGTCCTGTTGGTGCTGCGCGTCGTCGGACGCCGCTCGGCCAAGCGTGAGGGGGCGGACTCGTGA
- the cysW gene encoding sulfate ABC transporter permease subunit CysW: MKLSPASKYGLRTVALLYLFVLLVVPVALIFWRSFEHGVGQFWDWITTPAAISALQLSLLIVVIVVPLNVVFGVATAIALVRGRFRGRGIVQAIIDLPFAVSPVVVGVSLILLWGYGGWFGGIESLGFRVIFGLPGMVLATIFVTLPFVVREVEPVLREIGTEQEEAAATLGAGGWQTFRRITLPAIRWGLTYGVVLTVARSLGEYGAVIIVSSGFPGISQTLTLLVSSRYTDDYNEFGAYAAATLLMFIALLVLLAMTLIERRGAVGRVTRSVRRTSDDTPDPTAETLPIDTTAGDKEYAR, from the coding sequence GTGAAGCTGTCCCCGGCGTCGAAGTACGGTCTGCGCACCGTTGCGCTGCTCTACCTGTTCGTCCTGCTCGTCGTCCCGGTGGCGCTGATCTTCTGGCGCTCCTTCGAACACGGTGTCGGGCAGTTCTGGGACTGGATCACGACGCCGGCGGCGATCTCGGCGCTGCAGCTGAGCCTCCTCATCGTCGTCATCGTGGTGCCGCTCAATGTCGTCTTCGGTGTCGCGACGGCGATCGCGTTGGTGCGCGGCCGGTTCCGTGGCCGCGGCATCGTGCAGGCGATCATCGACCTGCCGTTCGCCGTCTCGCCGGTCGTGGTCGGTGTGTCACTGATCCTGCTGTGGGGCTACGGCGGGTGGTTCGGTGGCATCGAGAGCCTCGGTTTCCGGGTGATCTTCGGGCTGCCGGGCATGGTCCTCGCGACCATCTTCGTCACCCTGCCGTTCGTCGTCCGCGAGGTGGAGCCGGTGCTCCGGGAGATCGGGACCGAGCAGGAAGAGGCCGCGGCCACCCTGGGTGCGGGCGGTTGGCAGACCTTCCGACGCATCACCCTGCCGGCGATCCGCTGGGGCCTGACCTACGGCGTGGTGCTCACGGTGGCGCGCAGTCTCGGCGAGTACGGCGCGGTCATCATCGTCTCGTCCGGGTTCCCCGGCATCTCGCAGACCCTGACGCTGTTGGTGTCGTCGCGCTACACCGACGACTACAACGAGTTCGGCGCCTACGCGGCGGCGACCCTGCTGATGTTCATCGCCCTGCTCGTGCTGCTCGCGATGACGCTGATCGAACGACGCGGTGCGGTGGGTCGGGTCACCCGCAGCGTCCGTCGCACGAGCGACGACACCCCCGACCCGACCGCCGAGACCCTTCCGATCGACACCACAGCCGGTGACAAGGAGTACGCACGATGA
- a CDS encoding sulfate/molybdate ABC transporter ATP-binding protein, whose amino-acid sequence MTISVSGANKRYGDFAALDDVSLEIPSGSLTALLGPSGSGKSTLLRSIAGLDRLDSGTVYINGDDVTRVSPQNRDIGFVFQHYAAFKHMTVRENVAFGLKIRKRPKAEVAKKVDELLEVVGLAGFQTRYPAQLSGGQRQRMALARALAVDPKVLLLDEPFGALDAKVREDLRKWLRRLHDEVHVTTVLVTHDQQEALDVADRIAVLNKGRIEQVGSPDDLYDRPQNEFVMSFLGSVAKLNGSLVRPHDIRVGRTPDLALSSADQASAETGVLKARVHRVVHLGFEVRVELSNAATGDEFHAQITRGDAEALALSEGDEVYVRATRVPAIASADL is encoded by the coding sequence ATGACGATTTCTGTTTCCGGTGCCAACAAGCGCTACGGCGACTTCGCGGCCCTCGACGACGTGTCGCTGGAGATCCCGTCCGGGTCGCTGACGGCGCTGCTCGGCCCGTCGGGTTCGGGCAAGTCGACGTTGCTGCGTTCGATCGCCGGGCTCGACCGGCTCGACTCCGGCACCGTCTACATCAACGGGGACGACGTCACGCGGGTGTCGCCGCAGAACCGCGACATCGGGTTCGTCTTCCAGCACTACGCCGCGTTCAAGCACATGACCGTGCGCGAGAACGTCGCGTTCGGCCTCAAGATCCGCAAGCGCCCCAAGGCCGAGGTCGCGAAGAAGGTCGACGAGCTGCTCGAGGTCGTCGGACTGGCCGGGTTCCAGACGCGCTACCCCGCACAGCTGTCGGGCGGACAGCGTCAGCGCATGGCGTTGGCCCGCGCGCTCGCCGTCGACCCGAAGGTGCTGCTGCTCGACGAGCCGTTCGGTGCCCTCGACGCCAAGGTGCGCGAGGATCTGCGCAAGTGGCTGCGGCGCCTGCACGACGAGGTCCACGTGACCACGGTGCTCGTCACCCACGACCAGCAGGAGGCGCTCGACGTCGCCGACCGGATCGCGGTGCTCAACAAGGGGCGCATCGAGCAGGTCGGCAGTCCCGACGACCTGTACGACCGCCCGCAGAACGAGTTCGTGATGTCGTTCCTGGGATCGGTGGCCAAGCTCAACGGATCGTTGGTCCGTCCCCACGACATCCGTGTCGGGCGCACGCCGGACCTGGCGTTGTCCAGCGCCGATCAGGCCAGCGCCGAGACCGGTGTCCTCAAGGCCAGGGTGCACCGGGTGGTGCACCTCGGGTTCGAGGTCCGGGTCGAGTTGTCGAACGCGGCGACCGGCGACGAGTTCCATGCGCAGATCACCCGGGGTGACGCCGAAGCGTTGGCGCTGTCCGAAGGGGACGAGGTCTACGTGCGCGCCACGCGCGTACCCGCCATCGCGAGTGCCGACCTGTAG
- a CDS encoding sirohydrochlorin chelatase translates to MTPTLVLAAHGSRDPRFAVTAERVRHAVDVALPGVAVELAYLDLNEPTVGDALSATTGSHVVVVPLLFSTAFHATVDLPAIIDAHRADDPDTVITQTATLGGDDRLIDALADRLADIGTRPDDGVIVCAVGSRDPASDGELDAVARRLSDRLGGAHVQPLFATRLGAGGVNLRSAIDGLRAAGARRIALSPYFLSAGTLTDRVENALDAMAPDSAVAAPIGPHPGIVAIICERYRSALAMAGTRVART, encoded by the coding sequence GTGACCCCGACGCTGGTCCTCGCGGCGCACGGCAGCCGTGATCCCCGCTTCGCGGTCACCGCGGAGCGGGTCCGTCACGCCGTGGACGTCGCGTTGCCCGGCGTCGCGGTCGAGCTGGCCTACCTGGACCTGAACGAGCCCACGGTCGGCGACGCGTTGAGCGCCACGACCGGTTCGCACGTCGTGGTCGTGCCGCTGTTGTTCTCCACCGCGTTCCACGCCACGGTGGACCTCCCGGCGATCATCGACGCCCACCGCGCCGACGACCCCGACACGGTCATCACCCAGACGGCGACGCTCGGCGGCGATGATCGACTGATCGACGCGCTCGCGGATCGTCTCGCCGACATCGGGACCCGCCCCGACGACGGCGTGATCGTCTGCGCGGTCGGCAGTCGCGATCCGGCGTCCGACGGTGAACTGGACGCCGTCGCACGACGACTCTCCGACCGGCTCGGCGGCGCGCACGTGCAGCCGCTGTTCGCGACCCGCCTCGGCGCAGGCGGCGTCAACCTGCGATCGGCGATCGACGGGCTCAGGGCCGCGGGGGCACGGCGCATCGCGCTCAGCCCGTACTTCCTGTCCGCGGGCACCCTCACCGACCGCGTGGAGAACGCGCTGGACGCCATGGCGCCCGACTCCGCGGTGGCCGCGCCGATCGGACCGCACCCCGGGATCGTCGCGATCATCTGCGAGCGCTACAGGTCGGCACTCGCGATGGCGGGTACGCGCGTGGCGCGCACGTAG
- a CDS encoding sulfate adenylyltransferase subunit 1 — protein sequence MTAGPDLLRIATAGSVDDGKSTLVGRLLFDTKSVLADQIDAVTRASVDKGLDTPDLSLLVDGLRAEREQGITIDVAYRYFATPRRSFVLADTPGHVQYTRNTVSGASTASLVILLVDARSGVVAQTRRHAAVMALLGVPQLVLAVNKIDLVDDAESVFADISATFADLTRTLGWSDEQVQAIPVSALRGDNVATRSELTGFYDGPTLIEHLETVPNVADRAPVGFRFPVQYVIRPRTAEYPDYRGYAGQVAAGRVEVGDDVVVLPSGIRTTVAGIDTADGSLESAHTGRSVTVLLADDIDISRGDVIAAAHDAPEPISNFTATVCWLGDKPLLPGARLLLKHGAFTTPAIVGGVDTLFDEQELSLRDAPDRLELNQIGRISVQTAQPISADDYLVNRESGSFLLIDPQGGNTLGAGLVGDALAPLHLSELV from the coding sequence ATGACCGCAGGACCCGACCTTCTCCGCATCGCCACCGCGGGCAGCGTCGACGACGGCAAGTCGACCCTGGTCGGCCGGCTGCTGTTCGACACGAAATCCGTTCTCGCCGATCAGATCGACGCGGTCACCCGCGCCTCGGTGGACAAGGGCCTCGACACCCCCGACCTGTCGCTGCTCGTCGACGGACTGCGCGCCGAGCGCGAGCAGGGCATCACCATCGACGTGGCCTATCGGTACTTCGCGACGCCACGGCGCTCGTTCGTCCTGGCCGACACCCCCGGTCACGTCCAGTACACCCGCAACACGGTCTCCGGTGCCTCCACGGCGTCGCTGGTCATCCTGCTCGTCGACGCCCGTAGCGGGGTGGTCGCCCAGACCCGCAGGCACGCCGCGGTGATGGCCCTGCTCGGTGTCCCGCAGCTGGTGTTGGCGGTCAACAAGATCGACCTGGTCGACGACGCGGAGTCGGTGTTCGCCGACATCAGCGCCACCTTCGCCGATCTGACCCGCACGCTGGGCTGGTCCGACGAGCAGGTGCAGGCGATCCCGGTCTCGGCCCTGCGGGGTGACAATGTCGCCACGCGTTCGGAACTCACCGGCTTCTACGACGGCCCCACCCTCATCGAGCACCTCGAGACGGTGCCCAACGTCGCCGACCGCGCACCCGTCGGGTTCCGCTTCCCGGTGCAGTACGTGATCCGTCCGCGGACCGCCGAGTACCCCGACTACCGCGGCTACGCGGGTCAGGTCGCCGCCGGTCGCGTCGAGGTCGGTGACGACGTCGTCGTGCTCCCGTCCGGGATCCGCACCACGGTCGCCGGCATCGACACCGCCGACGGGTCACTGGAATCAGCACACACCGGTCGCAGCGTCACCGTCCTGCTCGCCGACGACATCGACATCTCCCGTGGCGACGTCATCGCCGCGGCGCACGATGCGCCCGAACCGATCTCGAACTTCACCGCGACCGTGTGCTGGCTGGGCGACAAGCCGCTGCTCCCCGGCGCCCGCCTGCTGCTCAAGCACGGGGCGTTCACCACCCCCGCCATCGTCGGCGGCGTGGACACGCTGTTCGACGAGCAGGAACTGTCGCTGCGCGACGCCCCGGATCGGTTGGAGCTCAACCAGATCGGCCGGATCTCGGTGCAGACCGCGCAGCCGATCAGCGCCGACGACTACCTCGTCAACCGCGAGTCCGGCAGCTTCCTGCTGATCGATCCGCAGGGTGGCAACACCCTGGGCGCCGGCCTCGTCGGTGACGCACTCGCGCCGCTGCACCTGTCCGAACTGGTGTGA
- the cysD gene encoding sulfate adenylyltransferase subunit CysD — translation MTIEQSNAVGSTPPAGVTDESEYSTLDALESEAIHIFREVAGEFERPVILFSGGKDSTVLLHVAIKAFWPAPIPFSLLHVDTGHNLPEVLAFRDEVVARHNLRLHVASVEDYLADGRLTERPDGVRNPLQTVPLLDAITGNRFDAVFGGGRRDEERSRAKERIFSLRNAFGQWDPKRQRPELWNLYNGKHAPGEHVRVFPLSNWTELDVWRYIAREQVLLPAIYYAHQRDVYERDGMWMTPGPWGGPRDGEEVRRLSVRYRTVGDGSTTGAVLSDAADNDAVLAEVAASRLTERGATRGDDRVSEAAMEDRKREGYF, via the coding sequence ATGACCATCGAACAGTCGAACGCCGTCGGATCCACGCCGCCCGCGGGGGTGACCGACGAGTCGGAGTACAGCACCCTCGACGCCCTGGAGTCCGAGGCCATCCACATCTTCCGTGAGGTGGCAGGCGAATTCGAGCGCCCGGTCATCCTGTTCTCCGGCGGCAAGGACTCCACGGTCCTGCTGCACGTGGCGATCAAGGCGTTCTGGCCCGCACCGATCCCGTTCTCGCTCCTGCACGTCGACACCGGGCACAACCTGCCCGAGGTGTTGGCCTTCCGCGACGAGGTGGTCGCACGGCACAATCTGCGTCTGCACGTCGCGAGCGTCGAGGACTATCTCGCCGACGGTCGTCTGACCGAGCGGCCCGACGGCGTCCGCAACCCGCTGCAGACCGTCCCCCTCCTCGACGCCATCACCGGCAACCGCTTCGACGCGGTCTTCGGCGGCGGACGTCGCGACGAGGAGCGCTCACGCGCCAAGGAGCGGATCTTCTCGCTACGCAACGCGTTCGGCCAGTGGGATCCCAAGCGGCAGCGTCCCGAACTGTGGAATCTCTACAACGGCAAGCATGCCCCCGGCGAGCACGTCCGCGTGTTCCCGCTGTCGAACTGGACCGAACTCGACGTGTGGCGTTACATCGCGCGCGAGCAGGTCCTGCTGCCCGCGATCTACTACGCGCACCAGCGTGACGTCTACGAGCGCGACGGCATGTGGATGACCCCGGGGCCGTGGGGCGGACCCCGCGACGGCGAGGAGGTCCGACGACTCTCGGTGCGGTACCGCACCGTCGGCGACGGCTCCACCACCGGCGCGGTCCTGTCCGACGCCGCCGACAACGACGCGGTCCTCGCCGAGGTCGCCGCATCACGTCTCACCGAGCGCGGTGCCACCCGCGGTGACGACCGGGTGTCGGAGGCGGCGATGGAGGACCGCAAGCGCGAGGGGTACTTCTGA
- a CDS encoding phosphoadenylyl-sulfate reductase, with product MSTAVRMEAHLRELVDAGNRDLGPDATPQQLLVWTAENFGTDFVVASNMQDAALVDLAVDAIDPALIDDEKLKVLFLDTGYHFAETLGTRDAVEQVYGVEIVNVTPEQTVAEQDQLLGRNLFASNPAECCRLRKVVPLQRELSRFSAWVTGIRRVESPTRADAPLISFDEGFGLVKINPIAAWTDEQMQDYIDSRGVLVNPLVDEGYPSIGCEPCTVKPAPGADPRSGRWAGRSKTECGLHAS from the coding sequence ATGAGTACGGCAGTGCGCATGGAAGCGCATCTACGGGAATTGGTCGACGCGGGCAACCGCGATCTGGGACCGGACGCGACACCGCAGCAGCTGCTCGTGTGGACCGCGGAGAACTTCGGCACCGACTTCGTCGTCGCGTCGAACATGCAGGACGCGGCGCTGGTGGACCTCGCCGTCGACGCGATCGACCCGGCCCTGATCGACGACGAGAAGCTCAAGGTGCTGTTCCTCGACACCGGGTACCACTTCGCCGAGACGCTCGGGACCCGCGACGCCGTCGAGCAGGTCTACGGCGTCGAGATCGTGAACGTGACGCCGGAGCAGACCGTCGCCGAACAGGATCAGCTGTTGGGCCGCAACCTGTTCGCGTCGAACCCCGCCGAGTGCTGCCGTCTGCGCAAGGTGGTCCCGCTGCAGCGTGAACTGAGCCGTTTCTCGGCCTGGGTCACCGGCATCCGTCGGGTCGAGTCGCCCACCCGCGCCGACGCACCGTTGATCTCGTTCGACGAGGGCTTCGGTCTGGTGAAGATCAACCCGATCGCCGCGTGGACCGACGAGCAGATGCAGGACTACATCGACAGTCGTGGCGTCCTCGTCAATCCCCTAGTCGACGAGGGATATCCGTCCATCGGGTGCGAGCCCTGCACCGTCAAGCCGGCACCGGGTGCCGATCCGCGCAGCGGCCGTTGGGCCGGGCGCTCCAAGACAGAATGCGGGTTGCACGCCTCATGA